A genome region from Sphingobium sp. WTD-1 includes the following:
- a CDS encoding GNAT family N-acetyltransferase: MDMAAHPSPPIAPDRLSLTNPRARWATLAAEAAEPNAFYAPDLLAAAIDHLAGNGPTGNGDVRLIEAQADGELIGLLPVTVQARHGRLPIGCVANWMHDHCFFGAPLIRRGQEMAAWRSLLAQLDAAEWAPHFLHLRGLDAAGANAAALEALCVEEGRGRREVHRHDRAMLRSDMSADDYWETHVRAKKRKEIRRLQKRLAELGTVEQRLLDDGADLPRWCGDFLALEASGWKGREGSALASRPDDIAFFRAACAAAFAAGRLHFLRIDLDGRAIAMLVNFRHGDGAFSFKIAFDEEMGRFSPGVLIEIANLHAVQDDPAIGWMDSCAAADHPMIDSLWAERRSIVQYRIALQGKGATRLRRAAAFALAGGVERIASRMKGQE; the protein is encoded by the coding sequence ATGGACATGGCAGCCCACCCATCTCCCCCAATCGCGCCGGACCGCCTGTCGCTGACGAACCCACGCGCGCGCTGGGCGACCCTGGCCGCAGAAGCGGCAGAACCCAATGCCTTCTATGCGCCCGACCTGCTGGCGGCGGCGATCGACCATCTGGCCGGCAATGGCCCGACCGGCAATGGCGACGTGCGCCTGATCGAGGCGCAGGCAGATGGCGAATTAATCGGGCTGTTGCCGGTCACGGTGCAGGCGCGCCATGGCCGGCTGCCGATCGGCTGCGTCGCCAACTGGATGCATGACCATTGTTTCTTCGGCGCGCCGCTGATCCGGCGCGGCCAGGAGATGGCGGCGTGGCGCAGCCTGCTGGCGCAACTGGACGCGGCCGAATGGGCGCCCCATTTCCTGCACCTGCGCGGGCTCGACGCAGCCGGCGCCAATGCCGCCGCGCTGGAAGCACTGTGCGTCGAAGAAGGGCGCGGCCGCCGCGAGGTGCATCGCCATGACCGGGCCATGCTGCGATCCGACATGTCGGCCGACGACTATTGGGAAACCCATGTCCGCGCGAAGAAGCGCAAGGAAATCCGGCGACTGCAGAAGCGGTTGGCGGAACTCGGGACGGTCGAGCAGCGACTGCTGGACGATGGCGCCGACCTGCCGCGCTGGTGCGGCGACTTCCTGGCGCTGGAGGCATCGGGATGGAAGGGCCGCGAGGGCAGCGCACTGGCGAGCAGGCCGGATGACATCGCCTTCTTCCGTGCCGCCTGCGCGGCCGCCTTTGCCGCGGGGCGGCTGCATTTCCTGCGCATCGACCTGGATGGCCGGGCGATCGCGATGCTGGTCAATTTCCGCCATGGCGACGGCGCCTTTTCCTTCAAGATCGCCTTTGACGAGGAAATGGGCCGCTTTTCGCCCGGCGTGCTGATCGAGATCGCCAATCTGCACGCGGTGCAGGATGATCCGGCGATCGGCTGGATGGACAGTTGCGCCGCCGCCGATCATCCGATGATCGACAGCCTGTGGGCCGAGCGCCGCAGCATCGTCCAATATCGTATCGCCCTGCAGGGCAAGGGCGCGACGCGCCTGCGCCGGGCAGCGGCCTTTGCATTGGCCGGCGGGGTCGAACGGATCGCCAGCCGCATGAAAGGACAGGAATGA
- a CDS encoding NAD-dependent epimerase/dehydratase family protein: MTILVTGVAGFIGMSVADRLLADGRAVIGIDNLNDYYQVSLKHDRVALLQRRYGGLFTFLKQDFADMAGLRAALADHPIEAIVHLGAQAGVRYSLINPHAYVQSNLAGHVNMLELARERRVRHLVYASSSSVYGGNESLPFRVEDRADHPVSLYAATKRADELMSETYAHLFRVPMTGLRFFTVYGPWGRPDMAMWIFTQKILAGEPIPVFNHGRMQRDFTYIDDIVAGVIGCLDNAPVDDGGLKAGGSRAPHRLYNIGNNQPEELMHLIAVLEQAIGRKAEVDFQSMQPGDVPATYADIGAIAQDIGFAPTTAIESGVPRFVTWYRDYHG; the protein is encoded by the coding sequence GTGACGATCCTGGTTACGGGGGTGGCCGGTTTCATCGGCATGTCGGTCGCGGACCGGTTGTTAGCTGACGGGCGGGCGGTGATCGGCATCGACAATCTCAATGATTATTATCAGGTCTCGCTCAAGCACGATCGCGTTGCCTTGTTGCAGCGCCGATATGGTGGGCTCTTCACCTTCCTGAAGCAGGATTTTGCCGACATGGCGGGGCTGCGCGCTGCCTTGGCTGACCATCCGATCGAGGCGATCGTCCATCTCGGCGCTCAGGCCGGGGTGCGTTATTCGCTCATCAATCCCCATGCCTATGTCCAGTCGAACCTGGCTGGGCATGTGAACATGCTGGAATTGGCGCGTGAGCGCCGGGTGCGACATCTGGTCTATGCCTCTTCCTCTTCGGTCTATGGCGGCAATGAAAGCCTGCCCTTCCGGGTCGAGGATCGCGCCGATCATCCCGTTTCGCTCTACGCCGCGACCAAGCGAGCGGACGAACTGATGAGCGAAACCTATGCGCATCTGTTCCGCGTGCCCATGACGGGCCTGCGCTTCTTCACCGTCTACGGCCCCTGGGGGCGACCGGACATGGCGATGTGGATCTTCACGCAAAAGATTCTCGCTGGCGAACCGATTCCGGTGTTCAACCATGGCCGGATGCAACGCGATTTCACCTATATCGACGATATCGTCGCCGGGGTGATCGGTTGCCTCGACAATGCCCCGGTCGATGATGGCGGCCTCAAGGCGGGCGGCAGCCGCGCGCCGCACAGGTTGTACAATATTGGCAACAATCAACCCGAGGAACTGATGCACTTGATTGCCGTGCTGGAGCAGGCGATCGGCCGCAAGGCAGAGGTGGATTTTCAGTCGATGCAGCCCGGAGATGTCCCGGCAACCTACGCGGATATTGGCGCAATCGCCCAGGATATCGGATTTGCGCCGACGACGGCCATCGAGTCGGGCGTGCCACGATTCGTGACATGGTATCGCGATTATCACGGGTGA